In Thiofilum sp., the genomic window TCAAACTTAATCCGAATCAACTGGCAGGCGTAGAGGTTGATATATCAGCCTTTTTATTAACTGCACAGGGTAAGGTGCGCGGCGATGATGACATGGTGTTTTATGGTCAACCGCGTCCGGGCAATGGAGCGGTAGCCTTAAAGAGCAATACAGCAGGGCGTGCTGAGTTTGAAGTGAATCTCAATAGTCTGCCTAGTGCCATTGAAAAAGTCGCTTTTACTGCCACGATTCACGAAAATCGCCAAACCTTTGGAGCGTTTCAAGAGCTAACGGTCACGCTTAAAAACGCTGCACAGCAAGCTATAATTGAAGCGAAATTACCTGCTGCTGGCATGAAAGAATCTGCCCTGATTTTAGGTGAGTTGTATTTACGTCAAGGACAGTGGAAGTTTCGTGCAGTCGGTCAAGGGTTTGCTGGAGGTTTAAAACCCTTAGCTGAGCATTTTGGAGTTGACGTTAGTGATCCTGCACCTGCACCTATTGCACCCGCGCCTATTCCTAAAGCAGCACATGCACCTATTCCCCAACCAGTTCCAGTGCCTAAACCCATTTCATTAACCAAAATTACTTTGGATAAAGCCAAACCTACGGTCAGCTTGGATAAAAAAGCCGAGGGTTTTGGTGAGATTCGCATTAACCTCAATTGGAATCGTAACAACGCCGGACAACCTGCGCCTAAAAGTGGTGGCTTATTAGGTGGTTTATTTGGCGGCGGTGCGCGTTCGGGGGGGATTGATTTAGATGTGGGTTGTTTATATGAGCTGCAAAACGGTACTGTGAGTGCTATTCAAGCACTGGGTAATCGTTTTGGCGCATTTAATCAAGATCCTTATATTGAATTACAAGGTGATGATCGTACCGGAGCGGTCAAAGAAGGCGAATGGCTGCGTATTAATGGGCAGCATTGGACGCATTTCAAACGTATTTTAATCTATGCTTTTATTTATGAAGGTGTGCCGAATTGGGCGCAAACCGATGGAGTGGTTACCATTTATGTACCCAATGAAGCGCCCTTAGAAATTCGTTTAACCGAAGGCTCAAACTCATTAGGCATGTGTGCCACCGTTTTATTGGAAAATATCAACGGATCATTAAAAGTTAATCGAGAAGTGCGTTATTTCCGAGGTCATCAGGATATGGATAAAGCTTACCATTGGGGTTTACGTTGGACTTCCGGCTCCAAATAAAGGCTTAATCGAATATAAAAGCAATCAGCATTAAATAAAGGAGAGAGTAATGGCTTTAAGTTTACAAAAAGGCGGCAATTTATCACTGAGTAAAACCGATCCTAGTTTAACTAAAATTATTGTCGGTTTAGGTTGGGACGAAAGAACCACTGATGGTTCGAGTTTCGATTTAGATGCTAGCGCCTTTTTACTCACTGCTACGGGTAAGGTACGTGGTGATGCTGATTTCATTTTTTATAATCAATTAAAGTCAGCCGATGGTTCAGTAGAGCATACGGGCGATAATCGCAGTGGTAAAGGTGACGGTGATGATGAAGCAGTGAAAGTGGATTTAAGTAAGGTATCCGCTG contains:
- a CDS encoding TerD family protein translates to MSTVQLIAGANAPVPKETLSIEVKLNPNQLAGVEVDISAFLLTAQGKVRGDDDMVFYGQPRPGNGAVALKSNTAGRAEFEVNLNSLPSAIEKVAFTATIHENRQTFGAFQELTVTLKNAAQQAIIEAKLPAAGMKESALILGELYLRQGQWKFRAVGQGFAGGLKPLAEHFGVDVSDPAPAPIAPAPIPKAAHAPIPQPVPVPKPISLTKITLDKAKPTVSLDKKAEGFGEIRINLNWNRNNAGQPAPKSGGLLGGLFGGGARSGGIDLDVGCLYELQNGTVSAIQALGNRFGAFNQDPYIELQGDDRTGAVKEGEWLRINGQHWTHFKRILIYAFIYEGVPNWAQTDGVVTIYVPNEAPLEIRLTEGSNSLGMCATVLLENINGSLKVNREVRYFRGHQDMDKAYHWGLRWTSGSK
- a CDS encoding TerD family protein yields the protein MALSLQKGGNLSLSKTDPSLTKIIVGLGWDERTTDGSSFDLDASAFLLTATGKVRGDADFIFYNQLKSADGSVEHTGDNRSGKGDGDDEAVKVDLSKVSADIQKIAFTVTIHDADARRQNFGQVANAFIRIVNEQTGVEIVRYDLAEDYSTETAMVFGELYRHNAEWKFRAVGQGYSGGLKAMCDQYGIMIG